A window of the Lactobacillus gasseri ATCC 33323 = JCM 1131 genome harbors these coding sequences:
- the mfd gene encoding transcription-repair coupling factor, with product MNITELLNKDKDLNNFINKALKEKRSLLTGVNSGAFSAVLMQMLSTWQRPLILVEDSEDKAQLLLDELGNLLPDEMVFSFPVDATIATQTAVASPDELSQRLQTLKFLTEKRAGIVVITPQALQYKLSDPRDFIKAKQVFKPEAEFDLDELTAWFTQAGYRRENIVARPGEFARRGDILDVYPLDQENPVRIEFFGDEVDTVKEFDAATQRSLEEKDIVSIGPALDRVFSSRNLHEAIEKIKQDMNESIANEENVKNHFVKAIDLLEADGLPENYAFLIDYLLPKSFNLVDYLDKNGLLLFDDWQAIKKNVADVDAQNEAFISEEIKAGAMLNSQKLRHNFEQVVQKVKQAQVLFSLFQKGMGRLKFDQILNFTTREVQQFFSQMPLIKSELTRFANEGNTVVLQADSATRAKQIAQNLVDYGVDLPVVKPDQILAKKAQITVGDFAHGFALPSLNLVYLTERELFNQRPHHRKRIKTLENAQRLRNYNELKPGDYVVHVNHGIGRFEGIKTLDVDGKKRDYITITYQHHDQLFVPADQLGLVQKYVASEGKVPHINKLGSAEWAKTKKRVQSKVEDIADDLIELYAKRESEKGFAFSPDDDLQKEFEDAFPYPETPDQLRSIREIKADMESPKPMDRLLVGDVGFGKTEVALRAAFKAIRDGKQVAFLAPTTILAQQHFETMQDRFKNFPVNCALLSRFQTPAEVKAIIEGVKNGKIDMVVGTHRLLSKDVKFKDLGLLIVDEEQRFGVKHKERLKELKANIDVLTLTATPIPRTLHMSMVGVRDLSVMETPPTNRYPIQTYVMEEMPSVVREAVLREMKRNGQVFFLHNRIDDIDKVVSRLEELIPEAKIEYIHGRMSENQMEDIMYRFSRNEFDILVTTTIIETGVDMPNVNTMIVENADHYGLSQLYQLRGRIGRSARLAYAYFLYQPNKVLTEIGEKRLSAIRDFTELGSGFKIAMRDLSIRGAGNMLGKQQHGFIDSVGYDLYAQMLDDAIKKRKGKKVAVKSNAEVQFNLEAYIPDDYIADQEQKIEFYKKIKGINDQKEAENIADELIDRFGDYPLAVENLLNVSKVKADADLAQVVAINQKSNDKLQIIFNNRASEELEGPNIFKALEHVSLRARINMDPQKRMNVMLELEKKMSTRQLFNELHTFLTAASDIVQR from the coding sequence ATGAATATTACAGAATTACTTAATAAAGACAAAGATTTAAATAATTTTATTAATAAAGCTCTAAAAGAAAAACGTTCACTTTTAACTGGAGTAAATTCTGGAGCTTTTAGTGCTGTCTTGATGCAAATGTTAAGCACTTGGCAGCGTCCCTTAATTTTAGTTGAAGATAGTGAAGATAAGGCACAACTGCTCTTAGATGAGCTAGGAAATTTATTACCTGATGAGATGGTATTTAGTTTTCCGGTTGATGCCACAATTGCAACACAAACTGCTGTCGCTTCTCCAGATGAACTAAGTCAAAGACTGCAAACTTTGAAATTCTTGACTGAAAAAAGAGCCGGAATTGTAGTAATAACTCCGCAAGCATTGCAATATAAGCTAAGTGATCCGCGAGATTTTATTAAAGCAAAGCAAGTGTTTAAACCTGAAGCAGAATTTGACTTAGATGAATTGACTGCATGGTTCACACAAGCTGGATATCGTAGAGAAAACATTGTTGCACGTCCAGGCGAATTTGCTCGTCGTGGTGACATTCTTGATGTTTATCCTTTAGACCAAGAAAATCCCGTTAGAATTGAATTTTTTGGTGATGAAGTTGATACTGTAAAAGAATTTGATGCAGCAACACAACGCAGCTTGGAAGAAAAAGATATTGTTTCAATCGGGCCGGCTTTAGACAGAGTATTTTCTAGCCGTAATCTGCATGAGGCAATTGAAAAAATAAAGCAAGATATGAATGAATCAATTGCCAACGAAGAAAATGTTAAAAATCATTTTGTTAAAGCAATTGACTTGCTTGAAGCGGACGGCCTTCCCGAAAATTATGCTTTTTTAATTGATTACCTACTACCCAAGTCGTTTAATTTGGTGGATTATCTTGATAAAAATGGCTTACTTTTATTTGATGATTGGCAAGCAATCAAAAAGAATGTTGCTGATGTAGATGCTCAAAACGAAGCTTTTATTTCCGAAGAAATAAAAGCGGGCGCAATGTTAAATAGCCAAAAATTACGGCATAATTTTGAGCAAGTCGTGCAAAAAGTGAAACAGGCGCAAGTGCTATTTTCACTGTTTCAAAAAGGAATGGGTCGCCTAAAATTTGATCAAATACTTAATTTTACTACGCGAGAAGTGCAGCAATTCTTTAGTCAGATGCCACTAATTAAAAGTGAATTAACACGTTTTGCAAATGAAGGAAATACGGTTGTTTTACAGGCTGATTCGGCAACTCGTGCTAAGCAAATTGCTCAAAATTTAGTAGATTATGGTGTTGATCTTCCAGTTGTTAAACCTGATCAAATTTTGGCAAAAAAAGCTCAAATAACTGTTGGTGACTTTGCACATGGTTTTGCTCTTCCTAGTTTGAATTTGGTGTATTTAACTGAACGTGAACTGTTTAATCAAAGACCACACCATCGTAAACGTATTAAAACACTTGAAAATGCTCAGCGTTTACGGAACTATAACGAATTAAAGCCAGGTGACTATGTCGTTCATGTTAATCATGGTATTGGCCGTTTTGAAGGAATTAAGACATTAGATGTAGATGGAAAAAAACGTGATTACATAACAATTACCTATCAACATCATGATCAACTATTTGTTCCAGCTGATCAATTAGGATTAGTTCAAAAATACGTGGCATCAGAAGGTAAAGTTCCGCATATTAATAAATTAGGAAGTGCAGAATGGGCCAAGACTAAAAAGCGAGTTCAATCAAAGGTTGAAGATATTGCAGATGATTTAATCGAATTATATGCTAAACGTGAATCTGAAAAGGGGTTTGCTTTTAGTCCAGATGATGATTTACAAAAAGAGTTTGAAGATGCTTTTCCTTATCCAGAAACGCCTGATCAGCTTCGTTCAATTAGAGAAATCAAGGCGGATATGGAAAGTCCTAAGCCAATGGATCGCCTCTTAGTTGGTGATGTAGGTTTTGGTAAGACTGAAGTTGCCTTAAGAGCTGCATTTAAGGCTATTCGTGATGGAAAGCAAGTTGCATTTTTAGCACCAACTACTATTTTGGCACAGCAACATTTTGAAACAATGCAGGATCGTTTTAAAAATTTCCCAGTCAATTGTGCGCTTCTATCACGTTTTCAAACTCCTGCTGAGGTAAAGGCGATAATTGAAGGGGTAAAAAATGGCAAAATTGATATGGTTGTTGGTACGCACCGTTTACTATCAAAAGATGTAAAATTTAAAGACCTTGGTTTATTAATAGTTGATGAAGAGCAGCGATTTGGTGTTAAGCACAAAGAAAGACTAAAAGAATTAAAAGCTAATATTGATGTTTTGACTCTGACAGCTACGCCAATTCCACGTACTTTACATATGTCAATGGTTGGAGTAAGAGATCTTTCTGTAATGGAAACTCCGCCAACCAATCGATACCCAATTCAAACTTATGTCATGGAAGAAATGCCTAGTGTTGTACGTGAAGCAGTTCTGAGAGAAATGAAGCGAAATGGGCAGGTATTTTTCTTGCATAATCGGATTGATGATATTGATAAAGTAGTTAGCCGATTAGAAGAACTAATACCAGAAGCTAAAATTGAGTATATTCATGGCCGCATGAGCGAAAATCAAATGGAAGATATTATGTATCGTTTTTCAAGAAATGAATTTGATATCTTAGTAACAACAACAATTATCGAAACTGGAGTTGATATGCCCAATGTCAACACAATGATTGTTGAAAATGCGGATCACTATGGTTTAAGTCAGCTTTATCAATTACGTGGTCGAATTGGACGAAGTGCTCGTTTGGCTTATGCTTATTTTTTGTATCAGCCTAATAAGGTCTTAACCGAAATTGGTGAAAAGAGATTAAGTGCTATTCGTGACTTTACTGAATTGGGCTCAGGCTTTAAGATTGCCATGCGAGACTTGTCAATTAGAGGAGCCGGCAACATGCTAGGAAAACAGCAGCATGGTTTTATTGATAGCGTTGGCTATGATTTATATGCTCAAATGTTAGATGATGCAATTAAGAAACGTAAAGGCAAGAAAGTTGCTGTTAAATCTAATGCCGAAGTGCAATTTAATTTGGAAGCATATATTCCTGATGATTATATTGCTGATCAGGAACAGAAGATTGAATTTTATAAAAAAATTAAAGGGATTAATGACCAAAAGGAAGCAGAAAATATCGCTGATGAATTAATTGATCGTTTTGGAGATTATCCATTAGCGGTGGAAAATCTGTTAAATGTATCAAAAGTCAAAGCAGATGCTGATTTAGCCCAAGTAGTAGCAATTAATCAGAAGTCAAATGATAAATTACAGATTATTTTCAATAATCGCGCTAGTGAAGAATTAGAAGGGCCAAATATTTTTAAGGCATTA